In the Palaeococcus pacificus DY20341 genome, one interval contains:
- the mnhG gene encoding monovalent cation/H(+) antiporter subunit G, giving the protein MIEYLFLLLGEAIMVFGALGILRFPDVYTRLHAATKCDTGGAMNILIALAIYADTSTLIKLKFLVLAFLIAMINPMVSHAIARGAYKYGIKPEVVVDMYAWDNP; this is encoded by the coding sequence ATGATTGAGTATCTATTTCTGCTGTTAGGTGAGGCTATAATGGTGTTTGGAGCCTTGGGAATCCTCCGATTTCCCGATGTTTACACTAGGCTACACGCTGCGACAAAGTGCGACACGGGTGGGGCAATGAATATACTCATAGCTTTGGCGATATATGCAGATACTTCTACTTTAATAAAGCTAAAGTTTCTTGTCTTGGCTTTTCTGATAGCTATGATAAACCCTATGGTCTCCCACGCGATAGCTAGAGGTGCGTATAAATATGGGATTAAACCAGAAGTAGTGGTGGATATGTATGCTTGGGATAATCCATGA
- a CDS encoding Na(+)/H(+) antiporter subunit B gives MKMTTVVRTTTKLISPFLVTYAAYLMVYGHLSPGGGFQAGVILAVSVILLTTSHGYKKVKKTFKFWEVQLIEGASAVFLITLAVIGALFGGFFYNFLKGGRFGSLISGGIVPLFNISVALKVGAAFTFLFYILLRWVERD, from the coding sequence GTGAAGATGACTACAGTAGTGAGGACAACGACGAAGCTCATAAGTCCATTTTTGGTGACGTATGCGGCATATTTAATGGTCTACGGACATTTAAGCCCTGGAGGGGGTTTCCAAGCTGGAGTTATCTTGGCTGTGAGTGTTATACTACTCACTACATCGCACGGCTATAAGAAGGTTAAAAAGACTTTCAAGTTTTGGGAAGTTCAGCTCATTGAAGGAGCTTCCGCCGTCTTCTTAATAACGTTGGCAGTTATAGGTGCGCTTTTTGGAGGCTTTTTCTACAATTTCCTCAAAGGCGGGCGGTTTGGTTCTTTAATTAGCGGAGGCATAGTTCCTCTTTTTAACATAAGCGTTGCCCTAAAGGTTGGGGCAGCTTTCACGTTTTTATTTTACATACTGCTGAGGTGGGTTGAACGTGATTAA
- a CDS encoding hydrogenase subunit MbhD domain-containing protein: MLGIIHELLLVVMILIAVSVVEDEDLVSAVVKYALMSLVFVLVLIQLKAPDVALSAVVVGAVIIGIFLYTIKEVEE, encoded by the coding sequence ATGCTTGGGATAATCCATGAGCTCCTCCTTGTGGTTATGATACTCATTGCAGTATCTGTGGTTGAAGATGAGGATTTGGTTAGTGCTGTTGTTAAATACGCACTTATGAGCTTAGTGTTCGTATTGGTGCTGATCCAACTTAAAGCTCCCGATGTAGCCCTCTCTGCAGTGGTTGTGGGTGCTGTTATAATTGGAATTTTCCTTTACACTATAAAGGAGGTGGAGGAGTGA
- a CDS encoding Na+/H+ antiporter subunit E, whose product MSRISFYLKERIKEIRHRVLLESYEAQKLPKWERIVLTWMMLFIFWIIVSSSIVLENLLIGGLATLIISSFMYNMLTDDIRHSGHLVEKIFYIVFFYMPQYIFIMIFRIIESNFKVAKHAVLMDINPGIVKIKTDLHSDTGITILANSITLTPGTLTLDVDRKLGEAYLYVHWIDVKTLNREKAGESIKGDIEEWLKKVFW is encoded by the coding sequence ATGAGCCGAATTTCCTTTTATCTTAAAGAGCGAATTAAAGAAATTAGGCACAGGGTTCTACTTGAAAGTTATGAAGCTCAAAAGCTTCCTAAATGGGAGCGAATTGTGCTGACGTGGATGATGCTCTTTATATTTTGGATAATCGTTAGCAGCAGTATTGTATTGGAAAACTTACTAATTGGGGGGCTGGCAACTTTAATAATTTCCTCTTTTATGTACAACATGCTGACGGACGATATAAGGCACAGCGGCCATTTGGTAGAGAAGATATTCTACATAGTGTTCTTTTACATGCCCCAGTACATATTCATAATGATTTTTCGAATTATAGAAAGCAACTTTAAAGTGGCTAAGCATGCAGTGCTGATGGACATAAACCCGGGAATAGTTAAGATAAAAACTGATCTACACTCGGACACAGGAATAACGATTTTAGCAAACTCCATAACACTAACCCCGGGAACTTTAACGCTTGATGTTGATAGGAAGCTTGGAGAGGCTTATCTTTATGTCCATTGGATTGATGTGAAGACCCTAAATAGGGAAAAAGCTGGGGAGAGCATAAAGGGGGATATAGAGGAATGGTTAAAGAAAGTCTTTTGGTGA
- a CDS encoding monovalent cation/H+ antiporter complex subunit F, translated as MVKESLLVTPFGWGVLVLMLTSLLLTYRIIRGPTLADRIVGLNTITTKVVVIIAILAVISEEYALIDLSIVLLMVNAVGGLILAKYMEVER; from the coding sequence ATGGTTAAAGAAAGTCTTTTGGTGACTCCATTTGGATGGGGAGTTCTGGTTTTAATGCTTACAAGCTTATTATTGACGTATAGGATTATTCGAGGCCCCACTTTGGCTGATAGGATAGTGGGCCTCAACACAATAACCACAAAAGTTGTTGTAATAATCGCAATTTTGGCGGTAATAAGTGAGGAATATGCACTGATAGACCTCTCTATTGTTCTCCTCATGGTAAACGCAGTTGGCGGATTGATATTGGCGAAGTACATGGAGGTAGAAAGATGA
- a CDS encoding ribosomal biogenesis protein has protein sequence MMLITTSHRPTRRTRSFGHDLEKVFPNSTYLTRGKKTLQDLLMEAYERGYERLLIINVWKGNPLKMTFIKVSPNDWGYLGYLYLHGIKLQREIGFREIRPIREDMPFVITTAKRTGPDHVSFAQVFAELTNGEFVPRRDMSLQTIADKHNTDIIGVVERHPRGMAINFHRLDVDKERAVGPLISVKIWIMEDGRRWDYKEALLVKSKKRE, from the coding sequence ATGATGCTGATTACGACTTCACACAGGCCTACAAGAAGAACTAGAAGTTTTGGACATGACTTAGAGAAGGTCTTCCCCAACTCTACATATCTAACGAGAGGAAAGAAGACTCTCCAAGACCTCCTCATGGAAGCGTATGAGAGAGGTTATGAGAGGCTTTTGATAATCAATGTCTGGAAAGGGAATCCCCTTAAAATGACTTTTATCAAAGTTTCTCCAAATGATTGGGGCTATCTTGGCTATCTCTACCTCCACGGTATTAAACTCCAAAGAGAGATAGGGTTTAGAGAAATAAGGCCTATTAGGGAGGATATGCCTTTTGTTATAACAACTGCTAAGAGAACAGGGCCGGACCATGTTTCATTTGCCCAAGTTTTTGCTGAGCTAACGAATGGAGAATTCGTCCCAAGGAGGGATATGAGCCTCCAAACGATAGCCGACAAGCACAACACGGATATTATAGGCGTTGTGGAGAGACATCCTAGGGGAATGGCAATCAACTTCCACCGCCTTGACGTGGATAAAGAGAGGGCTGTAGGTCCATTAATAAGCGTCAAGATTTGGATAATGGAAGACGGTAGAAGATGGGACTATAAAGAGGCTTTACTTGTTAAATCCAAGAAGAGAGAATAG